The Pleurodeles waltl isolate 20211129_DDA chromosome 10, aPleWal1.hap1.20221129, whole genome shotgun sequence sequence AGGAATTCCTGGATTGTTCTAGATGCTGGTAATTACTTGGGTGGAATTCCAGTCCATGTATTTTATTCACTGAGTTGCTACTGTCAGGGCCCAACCTTATGGAGATCGGTCTTGGTTCTGCTTAGTAGGAAGAGCTCAGCTAGGTCATGTAATGCCCCGCCTCAGCTTAAACACAAGCTACCCCAGACTAGTCTCAACAACTTTAGACCTCCTCAGTAAGGTGCAGATTACATCCTACAGACCAGTGAGCTATGTAGCCTGCATCTGCGCATCCCAATTGTTCTTTAGCAGTTTTACTGAGAAGACGAAAAAAGTGCAGGGTAGACTGTTTGAATTAATTGCAGACCCTGGTAATTACTGCAGTAATAATTCCAAGCTGTTGTTGTTTTTCCTAGTGTGCTACAGAAGAGAATAAGCCAAATGCAGATCAGACTTTCTCCTCCTATAGAAAATATGAAGCAGTACCAGCTTGTTTTCCATTATCCAGTTTCCCTTCTGATGTGGACATGAAAATATTGGCCATGCCGATAAAATACTGGTGAGGTGCAACAAAAGAGGTCTGTTCTCCCTCCTCTGGGCCTTGCAGCCAGACTCACTACTATGATGCCCAAGGGAATGTACATTTTACAGGCTGCAGAGGGCGTTGTTAGGGGTCTAGTAGTCTTGTAACTGTAGCTCAAATAACATCCCATTAAATATTTTtaacctacatgtagattttgataTTTTACAGGGACTATAATAGACGTAAAGCTATTTTCAACCATTTTGTTTGCTTTCTTGTTATTGTTCAGACGTTTTTGTGCCACACATCTTATCTTGCACTGGGTATCTAGGAAATTGCCTTGAAATTGTTACCTAGGAAAGGCCTTTCTGAACCATGCCTCAAGATCGGAATGATATCCTCATACCCATGCAGAAAGACCCACACCGGCTCAAATGTAGGACAAAGCTGAAAACTCAACTCTTTGAACAACACAATATCATGATGTAGTAGCAAGCCACAAACCAGCTACATCTCCTATCACATGTTGACTATGCCCTAGGGTTTGACCCGTGCAGCTGTCCGATGCCTTTCGGACGTTTTGTGCTTTATAAAAAGCACAAACATACAAACTGTAATGGACTAATCCGGCAACAATGtaggaacatttaatttaagaTATAGGTTTTGGAGAGTCCCTGCCAACCTGTTCCTCCCAGTGAGACTAATATAATGTATTTCTACTTAATAGGgctttaaaatatatgtacatatttgtttagggttgttatttatatttgtattgtgtTGCTGATATCCTCACCAACATTACTTCTTGCAAAGTTGCGTCAACAATGCCAGAGCAGTAATAATTAATTTTTGGCACGTCCTGTGATGTAATTTTCTGTGATGTCACGTTGTCAGCTAATTCGAGGGGGATCGCACATTCGCTTTCTGCCTGGGGACCCACAAATCTGAGAATTGGGGTCGGGggattgtgagtgtgtgtgcctgttttcactTTGTGCCCAGCAGCATCGCCCACTGCTCTTTCTCGATATTGTGCCCGCTGTCACTAAATACTATGGAAGCTACAACTATATAACAAACCTGCCTGCAAAGAACTCCATAAAGCTCATTTAGGACTGCGGGGCCTAGGTTTTAGCAAGCTGTTGTTACCACTCACTTCGCCGTGACAGCCTGTCCTGTCAGAAGAGACGATGGGTCCTGCCCTCTTGGTCTCGTTTTCGTGCTGCTCGACGTAAAGCCATACACGAGCGGACATTGTTCAGAGCAGAGTGCGCATTCCACAAGGTTATAAATACAATTTTGACTAGCCAGCAGCTTCGGGAGGCTATGGCGTCTCCGTAGGTTTTCGCTGTCATGTGTGTGCAGCACTTCTGTATATGGTTCTGTTTCTTGACTGGAAGAAACGTATAAAAGCCTCAGCTCCATGGAGGAGAGTCACACCAGCAGCTTCCGAAGACCTCTACTGTCCTCCTCTGCAACTCACAAGCAAGGTGAGTTGGCTTCCTGCAATGGGCGGACTGTACCAGCTTGGATCAGTGAGAAGGATACGACGCAATGAATGTATCTTTTGGGCACTCGTGTACTGGGAACATGGATTCGCGGAAGGTGTGCGCTGCAGGCCTTGGGCCGAACTTCAGGACTTGCCGGGAGTGTGGCTGTGCCGCGGCCAGAGCTGGATTTGGGACACGCACTGGTGTAGTCTGACCCTTCCTTCATGGGTTTTGAGAAGGGAGACGGGTGGAACGTGCACCTGCTGGCCTCCCCTCCTCACACCAGGAGGTAGTGGAAGGCAGGCCGAGCAGGCAGGACCAGGCTCAGTTAGGAGTCAGGAGAGGCCGGTGCTCAGCAGCTAAGACAGCTTTGAGTGACTGTAACCACTGACCTGCTAATCAATGTGACCGCACATTATCATGTATTAACATAGGCTTTTCTTTCCTTCTAGCAAAAAGATGGCTTTCTCCGGCATCCTGAGTGACTCCgatattgctgctgctctgcagggCTGCCAAGGTAATGCTCCCAGGCCCTGTGTCCCAGGCCTTGCTTGCTTGTCCACCCCCTTTAAGCCTGTGGTCCGGGCGTCGTGTGCCTCGGTATTTGTGGACCCTGGTCACCCTGGACCTCCGCATCTTTAGCCCAGGCCCTCCCTGTTCTGCGGTACCCTCGCTCCTAACCGCTCTTGCTTCTTCTTAACCACAGCGGTCCCTTACCCCCCGTACCAACAGCCCCCCAGTATGTCCCTCGCGCTCTCTATCCCCAGCCCTCCCTTGCTTACTGTACTTTGAAAGCTTTCTCTCACCACCAGAAACCTGAGCCCTTTCACACCCCCTAACCCCGAAGTCCTGGGTCCACTCTTTTTTCAAATTTTAGAACTCTGGATTCTCCCTTCCCCCATCCCACACCCAGAGCCGCCAATGGTTTATACTGTCCTCTCTCGTGCTATGCATCCTTGTGCTCTCGCTCCCGTGCTTTGTACCCTTAGCCCTCCCTGGCCTCGGTGCTGGcccactccatcacccacactCTACCACTGGAGCCCAGCACCAGGCCGGCCCTCTTCCTCGCCCTTTGTATCCTCGGCTCTCTTTCCTTAGTGCCCAGTCTTTCCAGTTATCTCTCGGGCCAATCTGTCCCTCACcaaaccctcccacccctccctcaaTCATTGTCTCAAGGACGCAGTAGGTATCACCTTGtgtgcgcagtgcttaatttgtaaataaaaacgtgccggtgcccaaagccctcctcttaaacacgcggctgctgcagttgtgcgagcacggaatactgaggcagcgtaaaactgaagccatttcgggcctcttcaatccatttatactCAGTCCCTGCccttccagctcactcttgcagctttttgcttttgtctcattgtgacgcgttttcgtttttctcttcttccctctttcccatatgtgtcttttgctcgcaataaatgcttgaggcagaaaaataagtgccgccctCACAAATAAGGGCAGATGTTCCGCACCGAAACCAACAAAGCACAAATCACGCTCTTTGTGTTCGTCTCCCTGTCGACCTTTCTACCATCCCTTTCTCTTTCTTATTGtgccctttcctctctctctttctttttatgTCGCGCTCTCAGGCTTTCTCATTCTGCGCCTTTAATGTCATTTAGCCTATTCCATGCTTTATTTTCTATCGTTCCCCCTTTCGCTGTCtattttctctctctcaatttattctgtttcttttatttttcagtCTGGGATTTTCAGGCTTTCTGTTATTTTTCCCTTCTGACAtctccccacccatccttccctctctctttcctcattctttctgtttCTATTCTACCACCATTTTAGGGTCAACTCTCTCACGCactttcttctctgtgcctctctcGCCTTTGCCCTCAAAACCCTTCTTTCTCCTGCTTCAACCTCACTCTCTCATCTTCCCGCGCTCTCCCAGTCTCACGCTTTTTTTTCTCATTCGTGCCTCATCTCTTCAGACACACTTCTGTGTTCTATTGAAGATTAACTACAGTAATCTGGTTATTATTCCTAACACGCTGTGCTTTGTGTCCACTCAACAGCCGCAGATTCCTTCAACTACAAGACCTTCTTCACCCAGACCGGACTGAAGAGCAAATCCGCCGACCAGGTCAAGCAAGTCTTCGAGATTATCGACCAGGACAGGAGCGGATTCGTTGAGGAGGATGAGCTCAAGTGAGTGTGGACTGCACCCTCATTGCACCCCCTTCACGCACTctgacacacacactaacacagctgCAGAGAGGACTTTTAAATAATATGATCAGCCAGTCCTTGCTTTATAACCAGCACTAAACTGCATCCTGGGGCTTGTAGTTTTAATTTTAACAATGAAACTATTACAGAATAAatcactgttttcttaaaaaaaaaacagggccaTCTGAAGGTATAACACGAGACCAAGGACCCGTGGCCGCTGTGCATGCATAGAGTAAACCACAGATGCTCGCATGTGCAGACACAGGCAGAGACACGTGCACACAGGGGCAAGCGCCGATGCACTTATCCCCTCCCAGCCGCGCAGACACCAGTAGAGCTGGAGAGACCCAGCGACACACAAAAAAGCGTtagatattaaataaaaaaacactggaatagaaGGGGAGTGACAGGTAAACTGAAGAGGGATATTCAAATAGAGATGAAAACGGTGGTTTATACCACAGCAAAACAATCAGTAGAACAAGGAATAGCACTGTGAAGAAGATGAAAGCCTGAAAGTAGAGCACTGTTGGTCGCATCACATAAAGTGCGAGTTTGCGTCTTCTTTGCTAATTAACTCCTAAGTGCTTGTTAGCAGCATGTCCAATATTCATAATCGGTCTGCTCTTGGGTGTTCTGTGGCAGCAAACATTACTAATCCAGGCGACATTTACTTGCAACAATACGGGTAGTTTTGGACACATGTCAGAACAAATTGCGAATTCGTGTCATTTGGCCCAGAATTCttgtaaaataggttcattgattAGACGAGACTGGACTACTGCACCTAGGGCTTATACTGCATTAAGGCCTCTACAGGTAGCTCTCACTGCCACATGGCACCAGATCGCAACAAATAGCTTGAAAAGCATCTAGAATTTTGGAGAAAGGGGGATACCGAACTGCAACCTGGAATCTTGCCTGGCGCAGTGAAACTCCTTGCTCTAGTGCTGACCACCACCACAAACCCGGCTAAAACGTCCACCTCTCAAATATTTGTAATATTGCTCTAAATGGACAGAAAATAAACAGTAGCCCCTTGTTTGGCTCTTTCAACTGCAAGGCAAAGGCAGCATTGCTTTGAAAGCACAGAAAGAGGTCAGGCAAGGATACCGTAACTAGCTGATGACAAGTGGCATGCCCCTCTCCGGACAGAAAGTCGGAAGTCCCAGGGATGGTAAATGGGCAACTCATCCAGTAGGTACTACCAACATGGCGGCCTCGTTGTGAAGGGTCTCGGCGGTCTCAGAGTGTGAAAGGCCGCAGGTCACAAGTGTTTTACTGGAAGAAATCTGTTCACTCTTGTTAACGCTCTCTATTCTCTTTCCCTACCAGGCTGTTTCTGCAGAACTTCTCTGCTGGTGCCAGAGCCCTGACTGATGCCGAGACCAAGGCCTTCCTGGCAGCTGGTGACTCCGATGGTGATGGCAAGATCGGAGTTGATGGTAAGCGCTGACTAATAGTTGTCAGGTGGTTAAGTTGTCAGTTCTGTAGATCAGCAAGTCTAGTACTAGTTTACTCACTTTAATATAATGGGGCTTACTAGCTCCATCGGAATTGTACGTTTTAGGAGACTCCGTGGTGTTTCACCCAGATATTTTATGTGCTGCAAGCAAGCGAACAGACCTTCCATCATGTAGATACATTTCACCAtgtgaaaagtgtgtgtgtgttggggaaggggggggggggggggggggggagctgaaaagtccagttctgatagATAATTTCCATAAAGCACGAATGCCTGTTATTGCCTAAGTTATGGAATTATTGGGTCCACAGGTAACTATAATTTTATACTAAAACAAACCGGACTCAAGTCCCTGAATGTGAAGGAAAAAAAACTGGTGTGGATGAATTCTTAAACTTACTTCTACCTGGGAAATTGGAGCTTTTTAAAATAAGTAACAAAATAGGTCGATTCTATTAATTTTCTAGTTCTGGGTTTTAAAATATCATTTTTGTATGAGTGCATTACCACCACCTGATCATTTTGGTAATCAGATGAGTGTGCTCATTGTACTGATGGATAGGCTTAAAGCCGCTAAGTGGCGTCATGTCACCTGCTAACTTCAGCCTCTCCTGGCTTTTTCGCCAACAGTACTTTTCTTCGTCCATACTTACAATGTTAAAAGCGAAACTACAAATTCCAGAATGCAACCTGCTGCTAGTTAAAAAAACAAGATTATTTGCAGTTGTTGTACTTGTCATGTGACCTCTTCTCCACTAAGGATGCTCTAGCATCATCCCTATTGGTCTAACACCCCAATATTTGTTTCTTTGCAGAGTTCTCAGCCCTGGTTAAGTGCTAAGCTGTCCACCACCACGAACAAGCTGCTTGTGCTGTCCACGCTCTTTCTGACAACCaactatttatttatgttttgtacAGTAAAATGGCATTGGTAATTTCTATCTACTGTTAGGACTGCTCTTATCTCTGACAAGATCTGTCTTTGACTGTATTGTTCATTGTTGCAAAGGAATAGAGAGCTGTATGTCTCGGGACTGATCTGTAACCATCTCACCAATAAACCGATGTATTTTGAAGTTTTTTGTCTATTTTGAATAATTTTTTGTCCTCGGCGAGCATTCCAATAGAAGTCCAGTGCACGCAAGTGAGACATTATCCGCAGGGCAGGGGGAGAGGTCACAAGGCTTTTACAGTAGCATTCAAACGGCTCATTtcaccattcacaccattcttcattTAGACAAAAAGAATTGAGCAAATCATGTGTGACGTCATGCCCCATGTCATACCCCAATCGACTTGAAATTTAAACTGAGTTTCTAAAAAATAACCTAATATGCATTAGAATTTATAGAGTATGGAGTTAATGGTACTTTGTTAAAATGTAAATTGTAATAAAACAAGGTGGGGGGCACGTAATGTAAGTGGCTCACTAAAAGGTTCGGATGATGCATACATAGGTCCTGCAACTTTTTATCTGTAGTACGACCCCATGAGCTACCCTTTAACTTCCCGCAAAAGGGGGCTCACGCCTGTGAAGATTACCATTACTCAGTCCTAGCCATGTGGGCTTAGATTTACTGAGTTCTTTCTGTGTGCCACTTCATTGCTGAAGGGACCACACGTTTGTAGTGCTTTGCTTCACTTTAATTTCCAGGAATTATACTCTTTAATCAAATATCCCAGCGCCTCCGCTTCAGTCTTTAGTTGCAAACTTGCAAAAGTCTTTTGTCACTTCTCCCAGACAACATTTAATGATCCACTGCATTCAACTGAcgaatgtttctttttaattttaaatggGCTTTTGATATATCTTGAACAGGGCCGTAAAGGGCAGCCTCTAAATAATCAAATGGACTAAATGTGGAATTAGAGTGCTGCAACATAATAGGCTGACCTGGCACTTTATTAAGACAACTGTGGACGGCTGCCTTAGAGAACGACCAGAAGAGGTCACTAGTGGcaccaaattaaaacaaatgtcctTAACAATGGTCACGATGTTAGAGGACTGGGCAGCatgaatgataaaatatcactAGAGACTTCGGGAAAAAGATATTGCGCTGGATCTGGGAGTTTAGCAGGAGGGATGAAAAGGCGGGAAAGAGTCAGCCATAGGAAGTAGGGGGAGGCAAATAGGTGAGTTTTGACTTCTTCCCTAAAGCGCTGTAGACAGGAAGCAAGCCTTGGGTGTAAAGGAGGCCCTCCAATAGTATGGGGGTTCGTGATGCTGTTTCCAAATGCCATGGAAGAGCTGCTGGCTATGCTGGAGCCACCAGAGACATTTTTTCCTAACTGGCTAATCTAGTTTGTTTAAATGAAAGTCCTTGAAAGTCACActgaaaaataacaacaaaaaagtaCTGAAAGGAATACATGCATTAATCTCTCCAATGGTGATTGCTTAGCGCTGCATTCCAttccatcatatttttccactgtacCTCCTTAGACAGAGGCCATATGCAGCCATATGCAACAGTCTTGATGCTGTTTCAGCAGGAATAGTAGTCCAGCCTGAACCGCCAAGTCAAGACCATaaatattagcaacacaaaaggatgatggacagagtgctgaaacttttcaaccactcacccccagtcacagacctgggtttaatccattgttcttttgctcaccatgacaccccagttaggacccaacaatatgcaaagcagtcttgactctgttccccatgggaaacaagtatcctaggactggtttctgagtatcatccttcatcagccaagctaacttgaatccagtggcacagtgagcatgagacccatgtctgggcatacccttccacttagggcaactttaacaacacaaaaggatgatggatggagtgctgaaacttttcaaacattcaccttcaatcacagatctgggtttaatccatcgttcttttgctcatcataccactccagtttggacccagccatatgcaaatcagtcttaaccctgtttcccatggggacagtccagccccaactgccagaccaggtcctccctggaccagaaataagcaccctgccaccggtttcagggtatcagccaagttagcttgaatccagtgcacaATGAGCaccggacccatgtctgggcatacacttcccatttAAGacaactttatcaacacaaaaggatgatggatggattgctgaaacatttcaaacactcacccccagtcacagatctgggtttaatccatagttctattgctcaccatgccaccccagtttggacccagtcatatgcaaatcagtcttgactctgttccccatgggaacagcccagccccaacttccaggccaggtcctccctggacaagaaacaagcatccttggtctGGTTTCAGCGTATTATCCTTCGTCAGCCAACCTAacgtgaatccagtggcacagtgagcatgagacccacgtctgggcaaacccttcccacttaaggcaacacaaaaggatgatggacggagaaacttttcaaacactcacccctagtcacagatctgggtttcatccatagttcttttgcccaccatgccaccccagtgtggacccagccatatgcaaatcattcttgaccctgctctccatggcaacagtccagcccaaacttccaggcctgGTGCtcgctggaccagaaacaggcatcctgggaccagattcACGGTATCATCCTacatcagccaaactagcttgaatccagtggcacagtgagcatggaacccacaactagacatacacttcccacttaggacaaccttagcaacacaaaaatatgatggacagagtactgaaacttttcaagcactcacccccatcacagatctgggtttaattcatcattcttttgctcacatgccatcccagtttgggcccagccatatacaaaccagttttgaccctgtcctcatggaaacagtccatcccaagCCGCCAGACCAAGTCCTTCCCTAGACCAAAAACAGATATCCTGACCCTAGTTTCAGgatatcagccaagctagcttgaatccagtggcacagtgagcacgagacccctgtctgggcatacccttcccacttaaggcaactttagcaacacaaaaggatgatggacagagtgttgaaacttttcaaacacccatccccagtcacagatctgggtttaatcaattgttctgttgctcaccacgtcaccccagtttggacccagccatatgcaaatcagtcttgaccctgttccccacgggaacattccagcccaaacttcagggtatcaccctccatcagccaagctaacttgagtccagtggcacagtgagcacgagacccatgtctgggcatacccttccacttagagcaactttaacaacacaaaaggatgatggatggagtgctgaaacttttcaaacactcaccttcgatcacagatctgggtttaatccatagttctatTGCTCATCataccactccagtttggacccagccatatgcaaatcagtcttaaccctgtttcccatggggacagtccagccccaacttccaggccaggtcctccctggacaagaaacacgCATCCTGGGTCTGGTTTCAGGGTATTATCCTTCGTCAGCCAAGCTAacgtgaatccagtggcacagtgagcatgagacccacgcctgggcatacccttcccacttaaggcaacacaaaaggatgatgggcggagaaacatttcaaacactcacccctagtcacagatctgg is a genomic window containing:
- the LOC138261314 gene encoding parvalbumin beta-like, with translation MAFSGILSDSDIAAALQGCQAADSFNYKTFFTQTGLKSKSADQVKQVFEIIDQDRSGFVEEDELKLFLQNFSAGARALTDAETKAFLAAGDSDGDGKIGVDEFSALVKC